A genomic region of Arachis hypogaea cultivar Tifrunner chromosome 5, arahy.Tifrunner.gnm2.J5K5, whole genome shotgun sequence contains the following coding sequences:
- the LOC112801310 gene encoding protein CDI — translation MSLSNGKIHPANGASDEKEKPFKIFVGYDPKEDIAYQVCRHSILKRSSIPVEIIPIKQSDLRKSGLYWRERGQFESTEFSFSRFLTPCLANYQGWAMFVDCDFLYLTDIKELRDLIQDKYAIMCVQHDYTPKETTKMDGAVQTVYPRKNWSSMVLYNCGHPKNSVLTPETVNSQTGAYLHRFQWLEDDEIGSIPFVWNFLEGHNKVVENDATTKPKAIHYTRGGPWFEAWKHCEFADLWLNEMEEYLKEAKKENTN, via the coding sequence ATGAGTTTGAGTAATGGCAAGATTCACCCAGCAAATGGTGCTTCTGATGAGAAGGAGAAGCCCTTCAAGATCTTTGTAGGGTATGATCCAAAAGAAGACATTGCCTATCAGGTATGCCGCCACTCAATCTTGAAAAGGTCTTCAATCCCCGTTGAGATCATCCCAATTAAGCAATCAGATCTGAGAAAGAGTGGCTTGTATTGGCGTGAGAGAGGCCAATTTGAGAGCACAGAGTTCTCCTTTTCAAGATTCTTGACTCCTTGTTTGGCCAattatcaaggttgggccatgTTTGTGGATTGTGATTTCCTCTACTTAACAGATATTAAGGAATTAAGGGACTTGATTCAGGATAAGTATGCCATCATGTGTGTTCAGCATGATTATACTCCAAAAGAGACCACAAAGATGGATGGGGCAGTGCAAACTGTGTATCCAAGGAAGAATTGGTCTTCAATGGTGTTATACAATTGTGGCCATCCCAAGAACAGTGTTCTAACTCCTGAAACTGTTAATTCACAGACTGGTGCTTACCTTCACAGGTTTCAGTGGCTTGAGGATGATGAAATTGGTTCAATCCCATTTGTTTGGAACTTTCTTGAAGGGCATAACAAGGTTGTTGAGAATGATGCAACCACTAAGCCAAAGGCAATCCATTACACTCGTGGAGGGCCATGGTTTGAAGCATGGAAGCATTGTGAATTTGCTGATCTATGGCTGAATGAAATGGAAGAGTACCTCAAGGAAGCCAAGAAAGAGAATACCAATTAG